GGCGGGGGTGGGACGGACAACCGCCCAGCAGCGACGAGGAGGCTTCCGAGCGGATCGTCGGCGCGGCGGTGAAGCTGATCGGCGAGACGGGTGCGGCGGTCAGCCTTGCCGATGTCGCGGCCGAACTCGGCGTCATCCGGCAGACCGTCTATCGGTACTTCCCCACGGCCGACGCGCTCATGCACGCGGCGTCCATCGCGTCGGTCGACGGCTTCCTGGACCGGCTGACAGGGGTGGTACGGGGTATCACCGATCCTGCCGAGGCACTCACCGAAGGTGTGCTCTACACCCTGGAAGAGGTCACTCGTACGCCGCATTTGGGCATCATGATGTCCGAACCGTACGCGCACTCGCACACGAGCGACATGACCTCCGACGAAGCCCAAGCATTCGGTCTGCGCATGCTCGGCCGGTTCGACGTGGACTGGGACCGGTACGGCTACGACGACGCTGCCAAACGTGGGCTCGTGGAGTTTGCGCTACGAATCATGTTGTCGTTCTTCGTCTCCCCTAATGAGGCCACACGCTCCCGGGACGAGCTGCGCCGCTTCCTCAGGCGTTGGCTCGGAGGAGCCATTCTCGCTCAGGAGCGTTAATTAATCGCGATACTCGTTACCAATAATCGTTTCTATCGTCTTTCGCAATCAGTCTGTGCCGTCCTACCTTCGCTGTATGAAGCAGATCAATCGACGCACCGTGCTCGGTGGTGCCGGTGTGGCGGGAGTCGCGGCCGTCGCCGGCGCGGGTGCCGACCGCGCATTGTCTTCCCCCCGCTTCCGTGACGACGTGAAGGACCCGACCGTGACCGATGACCCCGCCCGCTTTGGCGATCCCCGCATCCCCGCCGAACTGAACACCGCCCAACCACACCTGTTTCACCTTGGCGCCCTCGCCCCACAGACGTTCGACGGCGGAGACTTGCGCCAGGCCCATGAGGGGAACTTCCCCATCCTCACCGGCCAGCAGGCCAGTGTGGTCATGGTGACC
The nucleotide sequence above comes from Mycobacteroides saopaulense. Encoded proteins:
- a CDS encoding TetR/AcrR family transcriptional regulator, which translates into the protein MARRRGWDGQPPSSDEEASERIVGAAVKLIGETGAAVSLADVAAELGVIRQTVYRYFPTADALMHAASIASVDGFLDRLTGVVRGITDPAEALTEGVLYTLEEVTRTPHLGIMMSEPYAHSHTSDMTSDEAQAFGLRMLGRFDVDWDRYGYDDAAKRGLVEFALRIMLSFFVSPNEATRSRDELRRFLRRWLGGAILAQER